From the genome of Acropora palmata chromosome 8, jaAcrPala1.3, whole genome shotgun sequence:
ggcttgtagaaATGagcttgtagtttatttgttttttcttgcatatatagttcgctctacttctatgtattgagcagtgttttacgaacatcaagttttacactaATAATTCTCATCTAATTACTTATTTTAAGTACCAAAATATTTCATCTTATATTCATAATCTAAATGTTTAGCAAGTTCCATAACTATGTTCTTGTACTGAGAAGGAACAGAATACGACTCTATTGTCCAATCAGAAAAATGATTCGTGTTGGTACGgctccaattttcaaaaagtttaGCGTCACATGCTGATATTTGCTTGGTCATAACCTTCTTAAGGTACGCTCTAGCAGTGGTCTGATCTGTAACAGATTCTGGAAACGCTGTTGGACCCGGGTCATCCTTCTTAGAGGAAGCAGAAGCCGGGGAAGTCGTCAAGGAAGCTGAGGTCGATAAACTAGGTGTACAAACAGGAGTTGAGCTCGCAGCAGAAACAGAGGTCGATAGGCCAAACGTAGGGGCAGAACTTGTAGTCGGAACAGGAACCGGAAAAACAGAAGTCGGTCAATCGGATTCTGAAGCAGATGACTTCGGAGCAGAGGCAGTGGAAACAGAAGTCGAAGGAGCATTAACAGGAACAACGGACGAAACTGTAGCAGCAGTGGCAGTAACCGTAGAACACGACGAAGAAGCggtagcagcagcagtagaAACAATAATATGAGCAGTACTAATCGTGGTAACAGGAACAACAATGGAAGCAGAGGTAACTGGTGAAGTGACGGAAGCAGTAGTGACAGGAACTTCTTCAGTCTCCATCGCATAATCAGTAGCACGTGAAACAGAGAAAGATGGGCCCCAAGCCTGCGTACACTCTCTGGCCACATGGCCAGGCTGGTGACAGCGCCGGCAGCGACCAGAGAGCGGACAGGCCGGGGCACGAAGACCAAATTCACGGCAGATCGAACATTGGGCCGGTTGACGCAGATACCAAACTCTACAATTACAGCCTTCTACTTTCACAAAACAAGGAATATCTTGAGTCAAAAGGATCTTCACTATCCGGTTACCGTTACGCACAGATGGGTACTCTTCGAAATAGCAATGGTCAACGGAAAGAACTTCACCATAGGCTGAGAAAAACGTGGAAACATTATCGTGATCAACTTCAACGGGTAAGTCTCGTAGGTGAACTAGACGCACTCTATCGTCGGCGGGAAAAAGCTGAACCCTGACATCACCAAGATCAAGGCCATCCTTCAATACTGTAGAACAGGTCTCAGGATCATCAAAGGTTAGTCGTACTCTCCCAGCTCTAAGAAACTGCACACCAAGGACTTTTTCAGCGTCAAGGCTTTTCATCACAAGTGGTAAGACATCTGACGCGCCTGCGTTCTTGTAGATATCCTCCGTGAACTGGGCCACAAGGCTGCGTGGATACTGATAACTCGGCATCTTGACGGGCtgcaaacaagcaaacaaaacgtCAATGAGCGtcactgtttcggccttctgggcctcatcagtgcagtgctgatgctaagatgaaggtgaagctttaaaagccacctcgagcttcccacaaatgtggtaactcagtcctgccagagtgctcaaactagagtattctagtgagcatgcgcaattacagaatagcaaggactcatcccagatagagtgctcaatttggtttttacaccaaagagctatatctaactgcagacagtacagtttcggccttctgggcctcatcagttttttttttgtttttaaggcgaATGGCCGGGCCCCCGGTGGGGAAGGTGCAATGCCCGCCAGACATGACGACAAAACGCCTTAAGAGGGGGTGCACCAGCACGCCAAACTCGCCAGGGAATCGAACCCCACCCCTACAAGCATGAAAACGATGACATAAGTGGTACAAAAGTACATAAAACAAGGACTAGTGGGTAAACAGAcagaataaaaatgcaaaaaaaaggggAGTTATAAGGCAAAAGTTAGATTACCACCAGCAAAGGATGCAATGACACCATTTGCCCCCCAGCGACGAGTGAAGAAACGACGACCGCGCGCAGTCCtttgatgtttgaaaaagacGGTTAAATGGAATTTAACTCGCGCCTTAACGCTCTCAATAACTGGTATGGCGCCGGGCTGGAGAGAACGAAAGCGAAAGTCATTTCTGGCAagccaaatgcaaaatttacacacattcaaaatgtacacaaaaacacgaGGCAGAAGACGAAGTTCTTCAAGATTAAACCCGAAAAGGACATGGCGAAGCAACAGAACAGGGGACATGGGAGAGTAACGAAACATTAATGACTGGAGCCAAGACAGTACACTCTGCGCAAGAGGGCAAGCAAACAGGAGGTGACTTAGCGACTCAAGAACGGGACCACAAAAACAGTGCTGAGACACATGCCAGCCAAAGGATATAAGACGCTGGGCAGTCAAAACAACACCATGAGCGACCTTCCAAGAGAAGTCCAAAACTGAACGgtcaaaattagcaaaatgaaGTTGACGCCAAGTGGACGGCCAATAAAGTGCGCCAAAGGTAggcctaaatttttcaacacaaTGAGGAACAGCGTAATTTTcatcaagcaagaaaagataTCCTATTTTTGAAGATAAATCCGCCACGACTCTGCGGGCATGAGGATCTCTGGACCCGAAAACTAGCGAAGAAAGCCTATTATCAAAGGAACCATCAAGGGAGCGCCAGGCTAGCAAAAGTGAAGAGTAGAACGCAGGAAGAATACTATGGTTAAAGCTATGTGGTCGTGCAAGGACCACAGAAGGAGAAGTACCGAAACAGGACAAGAACCAGTAGGTCATTAGAAGAGTCCAACCTGAAGGGTTCGCAGCAAAACGCCTAACCCATTGGCTAAGCAGTGATgacacttttaatttcacattAACGACAGAGAACCCACCAAGAGAAGGCGGTTGAACAACTACAGCACGCGTCACCAGCTCGCATTTGGTTTtccagaaaaagtcaaaaatcaaagagTTAAGCATCCTCAAAACCCACGGAGGCATGTGAACAAGGGATGCAACATACCAAATCCGTGACAAGGCAAGGGCGTTAATGACCAGAGCCTTGCCCCGGAACGAAAGATTACGCTGACGCCAAGAAAGCAGAGTTTTTTCAACAGCACAAATTCGAGGACCCCAGTTGTCCTCCTCGAGGTTGCCCAAGCCCACATAAATCCCAAGAATCTTAAGTTTAGACGGAGACCAGTCCAGAGCCACAGGGGGATCCACACGGCCAACCCAGCTACCCAGCCACAGACCTTTAGACTTGGACTGATTAAGTCGAGAGCCCGAAGCTTTCTCAAACAAGGAATAAATATCGAAGACAGCCTTGATTGAGTCATCCGTTGATAAAATGAGTGTAGTATCATCCGCATACTGATGTACCGGAGATACCACCAAGGGTACGCCAGGAAGGCACAAGCCAGGGATGCGAGGATTACACCGAATATTCACAGCAAGTGTTTCTGCAACAAGTACATACAAAAGTGGAGAGAGGGGACATCCCTGCCTCACACCTCttgacagagaaaagaaaggggaGATATCTCCATTAACAATAACGGCACTCTGAACTTGGGTATAGAAAAGACCAACCCACCGTAGAAAGGAATACTTAAATCCCATCCTACCGAGGGTTGCACGCATGAAGCCCCAGTCCACACGATCAAAAGCTTTCTCTTGATCCAAGGACAAAATGGCTAAAGGGACACCTGTCcgagaagcaaaagaaacaacatcacGGATAATGGACACATTTTCCCCTATGAATCGCCCTGGAACACCGCAGGTTTGGTCTTTCGCGACAACCAAATGAATGACTTTCAGTAAACGACCAGCGACGACCCTGGCAGCTAATTTGTAGTCTACGTTTAGCAGGGTAATGGGACGCCAGTTACGGGGATCAAGACGGTCTCCCTTTTTAAAGATCAAAGAGATTAGACCTCTTCTTTGGGTGAGAGACATGACACCAGACAAATAACACGAATTAAGCACATTAACCAAGTCAGTCCCCAAGATGGACCAAACTTTACATAAAATTCCATAGGCAGGCCGTCCGACCCAGGCGACTTGCCTCTGGCCATACCATTTAATGCTGCAAAACATTCATCAAAACTCAAAGGCCCATCGCAAAGGTCGGCCTGAGTTGAAGGCAGAGTGGAGGAGACATTGCTCAACAAAGAGTTGGCTATAGCAGGATCGGTAGCTTCAGCAGTAAACAAGGACTCATAAAAGGACGAAAAAACACGACACAGGTCATCATTATGGGATACAATGGATCCGTCGTTTGTACGCAAGGCTGCAACAGACCGGTCAGCAGCTCGCTTTTTCTCGAGACGAAGAAAGAATGCTGAAGATGTTTCACCTTCTTCCACCCAATGAGCGCGAGCACGAACCTGAGCCCCACGGGCAACCTCAATGTCCATTCGGGCAATCTCCGCAAGAGTGGAGCGGTAGGGCCCCAAACAAGATATAAAACCAGCATCGACGCGACATTTTAGGTGGTCTGCCAGCCTAGACAAGAGGCTACGGTGTTGTGACCGCTGAGAAGAACGAACACAGCAATATCTAATAGTGAGTCCCTTAATGATACTTTTCCCCTTGTCCCACCACTTAGCCAGAGTGGGAAAACGGGGCTGCGCAGCACGCCAATCAGACCAGAAATTGGTAATAAGAGAGATATACTCAGGGTCATTTAAAACAGATAAGTTGAGCTTCCAAACTCCAggaccatgagaaggaacttCAGGAACACGAACAGACATAACAACAGCGCAATGATCCGAGAAAGGGCAAGCAACAATATCACAAGAGGACACAGACGGGACCCACACATGAGGTACTAAGATGAAGTCAATACGGGAAGAAAGCGAACCATTACTCCTCGTCCAAGTATAACTGGAGGACGTAGGATGGAGATATCTCCAGATGTCGATTGAAGAGCAGGCGTTAAGGAGACGGTTCAGAGCACAAGATGATTCACGAGATACATCAAAGGGATCCGATCCACGACGGTCAAGAGACCGGTCGAAAACGGTGTTGAAATCACCAGCAAGCACAGTAGGGACAGACGGATCAATCCTGACAGAAACATCGTCAAGGAACTGATTACGTTGTGGGTTACTATTAGGAGCATAAACACAGCAAACACGAAAAACTTGGttacaaaaacgaaattcaCACATCAAAAATCTTCCATCAGGTTCAGACCAAGACTGTACAAGAGACAGAGTTGgccgaaataaaataatacagccACGGGCATGCGTTGAACCAGCAGCTAGGGCACACAGATAACCAGAGGCCCGAAACCAAGTCTGACATTCCAAGTCAGAAGAACAATGACATTCTTGTAAACAGACAATATCAGGGACCACAGTTAGAGATCTAAACCATTGCACTAGACCTGCGCGCTTGGACTGATCACGCAGTCCATTAGCATTAAGTGTGACAATAGACAAAGCCATTATTAAGTTTTGGATTTCGCAGAGGCTCTAGTCAGACGGCGTGGTATATATGATCGTTGAAGCCGATCAGAACGACGGGCCGTACGAGCCATGCTTGGGTCAATTACTGGAGGGGACGCGGGCACCGGGACCTCTTCCAATTCCCGAGCAGCGTCTTCCATAGCCATAACATCTTCCCAGGTTATGGAAccattattgtcattgtcattgacTTTATCACTTTTATCATTAGCGTTAGATGGAACATTATCAACAAGAATTGTACTACAGTCAATATTACTAatgatattactattattaccatGACTACTGGAAGCATTATTaactacaatatttttatcattcttgcaattattaacattactACTATTGGAATTGCCaatatcattaccattatcagTAATATCGGTAGTGTTGTCACTCACAACACAGTTACTAATAATATCACCACTACTAATATCATTATCAACACCACTGCAACTTGCAGCACAACtagtatcattattactattatcactaCAGTTATTAATAGCATcactactattactattactactattattgtcATCCTTACTGCTATTAATATTACTAGTATGGGAAATGTCacaactaatattattattggtactaTTATCGTTCATACTGGCAGTGCTGTGATTTGCAACACTGCTGTTACTTGCTTGACTATCACTGTTAACATCATCAATAACAATATCAACGGCCTCGCCTTTTTCACTACTGGCAGTATcgccattattatcattaaccaAACAATTATCAACATTGCCAATATCACTGCTTTCAAAAATCCTAGCACGTTTGCGCTTGGCCCTGCGGCGAATGGGTATAAATCCATCCGAGGAGACAATACTTGCAGGGACAAAATCAACGGGGGGAACTGTGCGATTCACTAAAGAATCAGACTCCATAGCCTCGCCAGACCGGTTGTCTTCAGGATCAACCGGCAGCTCACGTGGACCAGGGGTAGTTGCTGCAATAGGTTCATTGCGGCAATCACGGTAAAGGTGACCAGCCTGACCACATCTCAGACATTTTCCCCTGAAGGGACAGTCCTTAGCAATATGCCCCGTCTTTTCACAAATGTCACATTCTTTAGCCTGGCCATAATATGAAACTTTACAAGGATATCCATCGACTTCTAAATTACGTGGTATAGCCTGGTTACGCACCATGGATACCACTCTAACTCCATCGGCCACCTCAGACACGTCATGAACTTCACCATAGCGACTCAAAGCATCAGTCAATAAGTTTGAATTGCCCTCTACAGGGTAACCGTACACAAAAACTTTCTGCGGGCGAGGGCCACCCCCGCGCACGACACAATCAACATCCCCAACACGAACAGACTCCAAGCGCATAACGGCATCACGATCAGAAGCAGACGAAAAAGTAACTCTAGCCAAATTACCAACAAACTGAACAGCATTAACCTTGTAGGCGGTAAAACGATTAACGATAGCGGACGACATCTCAACACGAGAAACAGCAGCAGGAAATTTCGAAACATCAAGAACAATTGTACGAGGCAAACCCGAAGGCATGGTTTCacagaaaaagtcaagaacccCCAAGCTAAACCACAAGGCAGAGCTGGAGGCTCAACCCCAAAAGGGGAGAGAGCAGAACACcaccaaaaaagtaaaagagtaAACCAGAAgggcagcaaaaagaaaaacagaaagataaCAATACAATCTCACCCAAATCCACAAAGGCTTGACGAAGAAAGTCTTCTGGTAGGCACTCCACAAGTAAACGAGTCAACTGTAGGCTCTTCTCGGctttctgggcctcatcagtgcagtgctgatgctgactTGAAGGTGAacctttaaaagccacctcgagcttcccacaaatgtggtaactcagtcctgccagagtgctcaaactagagtactctagtgagcatgcgcaattatatatatataatcttGAACGTCTGTAGTGAGAGTGCTCGATAGTAAAAAGACTAGAGCGTGATTATAAAAAGAGTAATCGGATCAACAAATGATCTGACTAGCCATCTTATGACTAACTAGTTTCGTACCACACGAACTGTGTGGCACTCTTCAGATAAGATAGCTAAGTGAATATTCCGTTAAAGCACACGCTTGTACATGGTAAGATTACGCTCGCGCgctaaatttgaattaataatGTTGCGCAGAAGTAAATCAACATATGAGGTTGCTGAGGAGATACTTCCTCGCGTGTCGACATGATGACACAAGTTCGTTACGCCTGTTCAAGGTTGCAAGTTCAGGTCTGCAGATAATGAAATACTTCTCCCACAAGCACAGGTTGCAAGATCTTCCAACTGATCTGAAAATTTACGTTCGCCTCCTTCAATTTCCAAACATGCTTACTTAGCTCTGTgctaagtttctttttgtgatcTTTAAATGAGTTTCTGTGGTTGGTGAATCTTGTTTTGAAGGAGTTCTCTGTAAGACCGATGTAAGTTTGAGATGgtttgttgtcatttgtttCGACCATTGCTTGGTAGATTACGGACGATTGGAGGCAATTACCGTTCAAAGGACAGTTCGCTGGCTCTCTGCAGTTGCATGATTTCGGTAGATCATGCGTGGAATGTAGGATTGACTTGTTGTGTGCGTTGATTTTCTGCCTGAGATTAGGCATACAGCTGTAGTTGATTTTAACTGTAGACCGATTAAAGATCTTGTGGAGGATGTGGTTTATAGGGAATTCTTCATCGAGGATTTTGA
Proteins encoded in this window:
- the LOC141890031 gene encoding uncharacterized protein LOC141890031 — protein: MPPWVLRMLNSLIFDFFWKTKCELVTRAVVVQPPSLGGFSVVNVKLKVSSLLSQWVRRFAANPSGWTLLMTYWFLSCFGTSPSVVLARPHSFNHSILPAFYSSLLLAWRSLDGSFDNRLSSLVFGSRDPHARRVVADLSSKIGYLFLLDENYAVPHCVEKFRPTFGALYWPSTWRQLHFANFDRSVLDFSWKVAHGVVLTAQRLISFGWHVSQHCFCGPVLESLSHLLFACPLAQSVLSWLQSLMFRYSPMSPVLLLRHVLFGFNLEELRLLPRVFVYILNVCKFCIWLARNDFRFRSLQPGAIPVIESVKARVKFHLTVFFKHQRTARGRRFFTRRWGANGVIASFAGGNLTFAL